A region of Haliotis asinina isolate JCU_RB_2024 chromosome 9, JCU_Hal_asi_v2, whole genome shotgun sequence DNA encodes the following proteins:
- the LOC137296174 gene encoding probable G protein-coupled receptor 85, with translation MEYNVTSTASNLTDWAVGNISTAGMSSSTMPGVWTSETRQSTTETTSVAPETTSFVTDTWTNVVTDLWTSDITSESVSSALSSELTSANWIRETTSAVTSYFTETITHVDNDPAGYNRTTSPVIDFVTTATTVITYMTSHEAYKGIPVDALVLKTVSLVLIALSGVAGNGFIIYTIVKEGNLHRPPFYYLLSLCVSDLSRAVFCVPLVLMTVLQGSVWKYGTSACKLFAFANSFFIYSSSGAILAISIDRHFSIVYSKFYKRRSRGLVNLIVVVVGWTIAFAMSFPPVVGIGTYVFIPEESQCTFHHRYYKSNDTLGFMLVFSVIVFVSVFLYLRVFSFLRSHRKMRPLEHQPARSSNWTFFGPGANGQALVNVMNGFGANPAMNPLRMQVRPNFGRVVNLHIVKNEHLTRLFFVVTCSFSSLWFPYIVLAFWRMFGDTGTIGSVFVTIAAWLTYTQVALCPLMYIVSRGPIRKHSRTVLDANDKKEFLLETRNRK, from the coding sequence ATGGAATATAATGTTACTTCTACCGCTTCCAATTTAACCGACTGGGCTGTGGGCAACATTTCGACCGCAGGGATGTCCTCTTCTACCATGCCGGGAGTGTGGACGTCAGAGACGCGACAGTCGACAACAGAGACGACATCCGTGGCACCGGAGACGACATCTTTTGTGACAGATACTTGGACAAATGTAGTAACAGACTTATGGACAAGTGACATTACTTCGGAAAGTGTGTCGTCTGCTTTGTCTTCCGAACTGACGTCTGCTAATTGGATAAGAGAAACAACGTCTGCCGTGACCAGTTACTTCACTGAAACGATCACCCACGTTGACAACGACCCAGCTGGTTACAATCGAACGACATCGCCTGTGATAGACTTTGTAACTACAGCCACCACTGTCATCACGTACATGACATCACACGAAGCTTATAAAGGGATACCAGTTGATGCACTCGTGCTGAAAACAGTCTCCCTTGTGCTTATAGCATTATCTGGAGTTGCCGGTAATGGGTTCATCATTTACACAATTGTCAAAGAAGGCAATCTCCATCGACCTCCATTTTATTACCTGCTAAGCCTTTGTGTGTCAGACTTGTCTCGAGCAGTGTTTTGTGTTCCACTTGTGCTAATGACGGTGCTGCAGGGATCTGTGTGGAAATACGGAACCTCTGCCTGCAAACTCTTTGCCTTTGCCAACTCTTTCTTCATCTACAGTTCATCAGGAGCTATATTAGCGATATCGATAGATCGACACTTCTCAATTGTGTATTCCAAATTTTACAAACGGAGATCCAGGGGACTTGTTAACCTGATTGTAGTAGTGGTTGGCTGGACAATCGCCTTTGCAATGTCCTTCCCGCCCGTGGTAGGAATCGGCACATACGTCTTCATTCCCGAGGAGAGCCAGTGCACCTTTCACCATAGATACTACAAGTCCAACGATACACTAGGATTCATGCTTGTGTTCTCTGTTATTGTCTTCGTGTCTGTGTTCCTCTACTTGCGGGTGTTCTCCTTTCTCAGATCTCACAGGAAGATGCGCCCGCTGGAGCACCAGCCCGCGCGGAGTTCCAACTGGACATTCTTCGGCCCCGGGGCAAATGGACAAGCACTTGTGAACGTCATGAATGGATTCGGTGCCAATCCGGCGATGAATCCACTGCGGATGCAGGTGCGTCCAAATTTTGGCAGGGTTGTGAATTTGCATATTGTAAAAAATGAACACCTTACGAGGTTATTTTTTGTCGTAACTTGTTCGTTCAGCTCGCTGTGGTTTCCTTATATTGTGCTTGCGTTTTGGCGAATGTTTGGTGACACTGGAACGATTGGATCAGTGTTCGTGACCATTGCTGCTTGGCTAACATACACCCAGGTGGCGCTGTGCCCTCTTATGTATATTGTGTCCCGTGGACCAATCAGGAAGCATTCTCGGACAGTACTTGATGCAAATGACAAGAAAGAGTTTCTTTTGGAAACAAGGAACCGGAAATGA